One part of the Glycine soja cultivar W05 chromosome 11, ASM419377v2, whole genome shotgun sequence genome encodes these proteins:
- the LOC114373530 gene encoding protein LURP-one-related 5-like, whose amino-acid sequence MSTLCMAENMKEVEVEDGYVLKEEIHLTVLKTSLFFAGDGFSVYDCKGQLVFRVDSYGPDTRDIDELVLMDPNGRCLLTVRRKRPSLHQRWEGFKGERMDGDKPIFSVRRASIIGRSRASLTVEMYDNPGEEYQIEGCFSQRCCTVFNVTKESVAEISRKVDPTTSVVLGKEVFSLCVKPGFDAAFAMGFVLVLDQISGEDYVDNIATTEPTVHPATED is encoded by the exons ATGAGCACACTTTGTATGGCGGAAAATATGAAGGAGGTGGAAGTTGAAGATGGATATGTCTTGAAAGAAGAGATCCATCTCACGGTGCTAAAAACCTCTCTGTTCTTCGCGGGCGATGGCTTCAGCGTCTACGATTGCAAAGGTCAACTCGTGTTCAGAGTTGACTCTTATGGACCCGACACTCGCGACATAGACGAACTCGTTCTCATGGATCCTAACGGACGTTGCCTCCTCACCGTTCGTCGAAAG CGGCCGAGTTTGCATCAACGGTGGGAAGGTTTCAAAGGGGAGAGAATGGACGGTGATAAACCCATCTTCAGCGTGAGGAGAGCGTCGATCATAGGACGGTCGCGTGCGAGTTTGACGGTGGAGATGTACGATAACCCCGGTGAGGAGTACCAGATCGAGGGGTGCTTCTCGCAGCGTTGCTGCACGGTTTTCAATGTGACGAAGGAGTCGGTGGCTGAGATTAGTCGTAAAGTGGACCCCACCACCAGCGTCGTGCTTGGGAAGGAGGTGTTCTCCCTTTGTGTTAAGCCTGGTTTTGATGCGGCTTTTGCCATGGGATTTGTGCTCGTCCTCGATCAGATCAGCGGTGAGGATTACGTTGATAATATTGCGACCACGGAGCCTACGGTGCACCCCGCTACAGAAGATTAA